In Gemmatimonadaceae bacterium, the following are encoded in one genomic region:
- a CDS encoding TldD/PmbA family protein has product MTLRSLAISARYLSREECEAIAKRALSFASADETRVLITSSNVSNTRFAVNQISTGGDAFDSVVNVISKFGKRSGSASTNQLDDAGLRAAVQMSERVAKLSPEDPEAMPELGPQTYQPGVNWSDATASLDPASRATAVRRITEPAKAAGLVSTGFMEAITGAQAIANGKGLFAYNRSTASVLTTTVRTPDGTGSGWAGATHHDWSRIDAAALGARATAKARTSTNPVAIEPGRYTVVFEPTAVGNLVQFIARALNARAADEGRSFFSSPGGKNKIGQKVVDERVTITSDPFDPEVAGSPFSSDGLPTQRVVWIENGVVKNLDYDRYWAQKVGRAPTGAGGSIRMNGGSASLEDLIRSTQRGLLVTRFWYLRPVDQRTILYTGLTRDGTFLIENGKITKPVKNLRFNDSPIFMLNNLEAMGVPERVSASEGGEPGQAIVVPPLKVRDFNFTSLSDAV; this is encoded by the coding sequence GTGACGCTTCGCTCTCTCGCGATCAGCGCGCGCTATCTCTCGCGTGAGGAATGCGAGGCGATCGCCAAGCGAGCCCTGTCCTTCGCGAGCGCGGACGAGACCCGCGTGCTGATCACGAGCAGCAACGTCAGCAACACGCGGTTCGCGGTGAATCAGATCTCCACCGGCGGCGATGCGTTCGACTCCGTCGTCAACGTCATCAGCAAGTTCGGCAAACGCAGCGGATCGGCGTCGACGAATCAGCTCGACGATGCCGGATTGCGCGCCGCGGTTCAGATGTCGGAACGCGTCGCCAAGCTCAGTCCCGAAGATCCCGAGGCGATGCCCGAGCTCGGACCGCAGACGTATCAACCCGGCGTCAATTGGAGCGATGCAACCGCATCGCTCGATCCCGCCTCGCGCGCGACAGCGGTAAGGCGCATCACCGAACCCGCGAAGGCCGCTGGACTCGTCTCGACGGGATTCATGGAGGCGATCACCGGCGCACAGGCGATCGCGAACGGCAAAGGACTCTTCGCCTACAATCGCTCAACGGCTTCGGTGCTCACGACGACCGTGCGCACACCCGACGGCACCGGATCGGGTTGGGCCGGCGCCACGCATCACGATTGGAGCCGCATCGACGCTGCCGCACTCGGCGCTCGCGCAACGGCGAAAGCGCGCACGTCGACGAATCCGGTCGCAATCGAACCCGGACGCTACACCGTCGTGTTCGAGCCCACCGCCGTGGGAAATCTCGTGCAATTCATCGCGCGCGCGCTCAATGCTCGCGCGGCCGACGAAGGTCGTTCGTTCTTCTCATCGCCCGGTGGAAAGAATAAAATCGGGCAGAAAGTTGTCGACGAACGCGTGACCATCACGTCCGATCCGTTCGATCCGGAAGTGGCGGGTTCGCCATTCAGTAGTGACGGACTGCCGACGCAACGCGTCGTATGGATTGAAAATGGTGTTGTGAAAAACCTCGACTATGATAGATATTGGGCGCAGAAAGTCGGACGCGCGCCGACCGGAGCCGGTGGTTCGATCAGGATGAACGGCGGCTCCGCATCGCTCGAGGACTTGATTCGCTCGACACAACGTGGTTTGTTGGTAACTAGATTCTGGTATCTACGGCCGGTGGATCAACGCACGATTCTCTACACCGGCCTGACGCGCGACGGAACGTTCCTGATCGAGAACGGCAAGATCACGAAGCCGGTGAAGAATCTTCGCTTCAACGATTCGCCGATCTTCATGCTGAACAACCTGGAAGCGATGGGCGTTCCCGAGCGCGTGAGCGCAAGCGAAGGGGGCGAGCCGGGCCAGGCGATTGTAGTTCCGCCGTTGAAAGTCCGAGACTTCAACTTTACGAGCCTCAGTGATGCGGTCTGA
- a CDS encoding ATP-grasp domain-containing protein produces MKLVLLHTADALEPPVDPVIEQLTSTLESLGHTVAAIVVDKDVEPVVDALRRERPELVINIAESFGGKSALESNVAALLNLLGLRYTGSSPAGLLLAGDKTLTKKVLRFHGIQTPEFATLYRGAVDWAGNLSFPVIVKPPQEDASLGITSASVVREIKDLFARIDELQSEYQQPVLVEQFIDGREFYVGVLGNVSAEALPVIELDFSGFPADKPRIASWEAKWGDDGEGSGAEYAGTRSIFPKGLDAELEARMQTVAVEAFHALRLRDYARIDLRVAASGEIYVIEVNPNCYLERESEFSRAARQHGLAYDGLIGRIVELAAARYAR; encoded by the coding sequence ATGAAGCTCGTGCTGCTGCACACCGCGGACGCGCTGGAACCGCCGGTCGACCCCGTGATCGAACAATTGACGTCCACGCTCGAATCGCTCGGCCATACGGTGGCGGCGATCGTCGTGGACAAGGACGTCGAGCCGGTGGTCGATGCGCTCAGGCGCGAGCGCCCGGAGCTCGTCATCAACATCGCCGAGTCGTTTGGCGGCAAGAGCGCGCTCGAATCGAACGTCGCGGCGCTGCTCAACCTGCTCGGGCTTCGGTACACGGGATCGAGCCCCGCGGGATTATTGCTGGCCGGCGACAAGACGCTCACGAAGAAGGTGCTTCGCTTTCACGGAATTCAAACACCGGAGTTCGCGACGTTGTATCGCGGCGCTGTGGATTGGGCGGGCAACCTGTCGTTTCCGGTGATCGTGAAACCGCCGCAGGAGGATGCATCGCTCGGCATCACGTCGGCGTCGGTGGTGCGGGAGATCAAGGATCTCTTCGCGCGCATCGACGAGTTACAGTCGGAGTACCAGCAGCCGGTGCTCGTCGAGCAGTTCATCGATGGGCGAGAGTTCTACGTCGGCGTGCTCGGCAACGTGAGCGCGGAAGCGCTGCCGGTGATCGAGTTGGATTTCAGCGGATTTCCGGCGGACAAGCCGCGCATCGCGAGTTGGGAAGCGAAGTGGGGCGACGACGGCGAGGGATCGGGTGCCGAGTATGCCGGCACGCGATCGATCTTTCCGAAGGGGCTCGACGCGGAGCTCGAGGCGCGAATGCAGACCGTTGCCGTCGAAGCGTTTCATGCGCTGCGGCTGCGCGACTATGCGCGCATCGATCTTCGGGTGGCGGCGAGCGGCGAGATCTATGTGATCGAGGTGAATCCCAACTGCTATCTCGAGCGGGAGAGTGAGTTCTCGCGCGCGGCGCGGCAGCATGGGCTGGCGTACGACGGGTTGATTGGGCGAATTGTGGAATTGGCGGCGGCGCGGTATGCGCGTTGA
- a CDS encoding putative zinc-binding metallopeptidase — MGSVLARTTVVIGETREAGKRDSTSETSETSETSDADWERERAALLGRRISDLGLSIRNSRVEHLVDALYRELGAKDIAFRPPVYLSDQWGCPDGTPLIGVPFYLADERLERIEAEMSAGVEDDAEAMRYMRHECGHAINYAFSLYERPEWKAAFGSFAKPYRERYRADPFSRNYVRHILGWYAQKHPDEDFAETFAVWLTPDLDWRREYAGWPALSKLEYVDAVMREIGSLSPAAPSPTDDDLPVEAMRYTVADHYAENEDRAPIEDDRQFDGDLRRIFLSTPEAPSGEEARSFVHRHYREIVSRIAYWTSEPPSVVRSFVDHLARRATDLGLRVGGLEASTLIELTAFGTAVVMNHRHTRTMGR, encoded by the coding sequence ATGGGCTCGGTCCTTGCGCGCACGACGGTCGTGATCGGTGAAACGCGCGAAGCGGGCAAACGGGATTCGACCAGCGAAACCAGCGAAACCAGCGAAACCAGCGATGCCGACTGGGAACGCGAACGGGCCGCGCTGCTCGGGCGCAGGATCTCGGACCTGGGTCTGAGCATTCGCAACTCGCGCGTCGAGCATCTCGTCGACGCGCTCTACCGCGAGCTCGGCGCCAAGGACATCGCCTTTCGTCCGCCGGTCTACCTCAGCGATCAGTGGGGCTGCCCCGACGGCACGCCGCTCATCGGCGTTCCCTTCTACCTCGCCGACGAGCGCCTCGAGCGCATCGAGGCCGAGATGTCGGCGGGCGTCGAGGACGATGCCGAGGCGATGCGGTACATGCGCCACGAATGCGGGCATGCGATCAACTACGCGTTCAGCCTGTACGAGCGTCCCGAGTGGAAGGCGGCGTTCGGCTCATTCGCCAAACCGTATCGCGAGCGCTATCGCGCGGACCCCTTCTCCCGCAACTATGTCCGCCACATTCTCGGCTGGTACGCGCAAAAACATCCCGACGAGGACTTCGCCGAAACCTTTGCCGTATGGCTGACGCCGGATCTCGACTGGCGCCGCGAATACGCGGGCTGGCCGGCATTGAGTAAACTCGAATATGTCGACGCCGTGATGCGCGAGATCGGTTCGCTCTCTCCCGCCGCGCCGTCGCCGACCGACGACGATCTGCCGGTGGAGGCGATGCGCTATACCGTGGCCGACCACTACGCGGAAAACGAGGACCGGGCACCGATCGAGGACGATCGCCAATTCGACGGCGATTTGCGGCGCATCTTCCTCTCCACGCCCGAGGCGCCGAGTGGCGAAGAGGCGCGTTCGTTCGTGCACCGGCACTATCGGGAGATCGTGTCACGCATCGCGTACTGGACGAGCGAGCCGCCGAGCGTGGTGCGATCGTTCGTCGATCATCTCGCGCGGCGGGCAACGGACCTTGGCCTGCGCGTCGGCGGGCTCGAGGCCTCGACGCTCATCGAGCTGACGGCGTTCGGTACGGCGGTGGTGATGAATCACCGGCACACGCGGACGATGGGCCGATGA
- a CDS encoding cation diffusion facilitator family transporter yields MDSSTQSGAARPRRGGSGNGHGSHGSHGSHGSIGEVSAALRAPGVRRTLIVVLVLNAVVALIKVIIGLRTGALTVLGAALESALDMLNNLIGVMLVDVAGRAPDEDHPYGHDKFETLGALGIVGFLSISCFELLREGVTALMSRRPPHTIHSIDVAVITLTLAVNFFVVAYERRRAKQLASAFLLADAAHTASDILVTLLAVGSLALSRVGWPALDATLAITVALIIAWSGWQILRQSIPILVDERAIDAGELRGVVLGVPEIRDVRNVRSRSTASGQLFAEVTIAVSGATPVDEAHRLADAVEAAIEREFGTSQVTVHIEPD; encoded by the coding sequence GTGGACTCCTCGACTCAATCGGGCGCGGCGCGACCGCGACGCGGCGGCAGCGGGAACGGCCATGGCAGTCATGGCAGCCATGGCAGCCATGGCAGCATCGGCGAAGTCTCCGCCGCGCTCCGCGCTCCCGGCGTTCGACGAACGCTCATCGTCGTTCTCGTCCTCAACGCTGTCGTCGCACTGATCAAGGTCATCATCGGGTTACGCACCGGCGCGCTCACCGTACTCGGTGCCGCGCTCGAGTCGGCGCTCGACATGCTGAACAATCTCATCGGCGTCATGCTCGTCGACGTCGCGGGCCGCGCACCGGACGAAGATCACCCCTACGGCCACGACAAGTTCGAAACACTCGGCGCCCTGGGCATCGTCGGCTTTCTGTCGATCTCGTGCTTCGAGCTGCTGCGCGAAGGCGTGACGGCGCTCATGTCGCGCCGCCCGCCGCATACGATTCATTCGATCGACGTCGCCGTCATCACGCTCACGCTCGCCGTGAACTTCTTCGTCGTCGCGTACGAGCGGCGGCGGGCGAAACAGCTTGCCAGCGCGTTTCTGCTCGCCGACGCCGCGCACACCGCGAGTGACATTCTCGTCACGCTGCTCGCGGTCGGTTCGTTGGCACTCTCGCGCGTTGGTTGGCCCGCGCTCGACGCGACGCTCGCCATCACGGTTGCGCTCATCATCGCGTGGAGCGGCTGGCAGATTCTTCGACAGTCGATTCCGATTCTCGTCGACGAGCGAGCGATCGATGCCGGCGAGCTGCGCGGTGTCGTGCTGGGCGTGCCCGAAATCCGCGACGTGCGCAACGTGCGCTCACGGTCGACCGCGTCGGGCCAGCTCTTCGCCGAAGTGACCATCGCCGTATCCGGTGCGACGCCGGTGGACGAAGCGCATCGGCTGGCGGATGCCGTCGAGGCGGCGATCGAGCGTGAGTTCGGTACATCGCAAGTCACGGTGCACATCGAACCGGATTAG
- the mutM gene encoding bifunctional DNA-formamidopyrimidine glycosylase/DNA-(apurinic or apyrimidinic site) lyase, giving the protein MPELPEVESAVRRLRAAAAGKRIARVQLLHPSLKRRVSPAKLRSLRGARVQSVERRGKHQLFMLDDGRVIHAHFRMTGDWLMDRDGDDLPRFARATIAFDDGSRVVLNDPRALSTVDVHPRGADLAFGLGLEPGDPKLTAEYLHAALAKRRGPIKPVLLDQRVIAGLGNIYAAESLWHAKISPTTAASSLTTKQLTALLADIRKVIDRATGARYTDASVSRLAVYDREGKPCRRCKTPIERIVQAGRSTYFCPKCQRG; this is encoded by the coding sequence ATGCCCGAGCTACCGGAAGTCGAAAGTGCCGTTCGGCGCCTGCGCGCCGCCGCCGCGGGCAAGAGGATCGCGCGCGTCCAGCTGCTGCATCCGTCGCTCAAGCGTCGCGTGTCGCCCGCAAAGTTGCGCTCGCTGCGCGGTGCGCGTGTTCAATCGGTGGAGCGGCGAGGCAAGCATCAGCTGTTCATGCTCGACGACGGCCGCGTGATTCACGCCCACTTTCGAATGACGGGCGACTGGCTCATGGATCGGGACGGCGACGATCTGCCGCGCTTCGCGCGCGCGACGATCGCGTTCGACGATGGCTCGCGCGTCGTCCTGAACGATCCGCGCGCCTTGAGTACCGTGGACGTGCATCCGCGAGGCGCCGACCTCGCCTTCGGCTTGGGGCTCGAGCCCGGCGATCCCAAGTTGACGGCGGAGTATCTCCATGCCGCGCTCGCGAAGCGGCGTGGTCCAATCAAGCCGGTGCTCCTCGATCAGCGCGTCATCGCCGGGCTCGGCAACATCTACGCGGCGGAATCGTTGTGGCATGCGAAGATTTCGCCGACAACGGCGGCGTCGTCGCTCACGACGAAGCAGTTGACGGCGTTGCTTGCGGACATCCGGAAGGTGATCGATCGCGCGACCGGTGCGCGGTATACGGACGCGTCGGTGTCGCGGTTGGCGGTATACGATCGCGAAGGCAAGCCGTGTCGCCGGTGCAAGACGCCGATCGAGCGCATCGTTCAGGCGGGACGATCGACGTATTTCTGCCCGAAGTGCCAGCGCGGGTAA
- a CDS encoding class I SAM-dependent rRNA methyltransferase: MYDVAVVSAKGARRWQQGHPWIYRSDIERRPSAPAGAVRVHGYRGKPIGVALWSPSSEIALRMVDHSADAELDAAWWHRRISAAVERRRPLATVATAYRLIHGEGDACPSLICDRYDRWLVVQLMSAGVETFRDQIVDALTDLIQPAGILARNDVALRAKENLPVGVELLRGDVPQEIEVSEHGIRFLAAPWRGQKTGAFLDQRENRVLIGGLARGRALDCFSYHGSFALHLARHADSVIALDSSADALVRAGENCARNGIANIELLEADTFDYLRERQSAGDRFDTIVLDPPAFAKNKPSLPAAIRGYKDINLRAMRLLSRGGLLFSASCSFHLTKPLFLDMLRDAAADAGRRMALRTITTQPLDHPEVVTIPETGYLKGALLEALD; encoded by the coding sequence ATGTACGACGTCGCCGTCGTCTCCGCCAAAGGCGCACGCCGCTGGCAACAAGGCCACCCGTGGATCTACCGCAGCGACATCGAACGACGCCCGAGTGCGCCCGCCGGCGCCGTGCGCGTTCATGGTTACCGCGGCAAACCCATCGGCGTCGCCCTATGGAGCCCGTCGTCCGAGATCGCGCTGCGCATGGTCGACCACTCCGCTGACGCCGAGCTCGACGCCGCATGGTGGCACCGGCGCATCAGCGCGGCGGTCGAGCGGCGGCGACCACTCGCCACCGTCGCAACCGCCTACCGCCTGATCCACGGCGAAGGCGACGCATGCCCCTCGCTCATCTGCGATCGATACGACCGCTGGCTCGTCGTTCAACTCATGAGCGCCGGCGTTGAAACGTTTCGCGACCAGATCGTCGACGCGCTCACCGATCTCATACAGCCCGCCGGCATTCTCGCGCGGAACGACGTCGCGCTCCGCGCGAAAGAAAACTTGCCCGTCGGCGTCGAGCTGCTGCGCGGCGACGTCCCGCAAGAGATCGAGGTGAGCGAACACGGCATTCGCTTTCTCGCCGCGCCGTGGCGCGGCCAGAAAACCGGCGCGTTCCTCGATCAACGCGAGAACAGAGTGCTGATCGGCGGCCTCGCACGCGGCCGCGCGCTCGACTGCTTCAGCTATCACGGATCCTTCGCGCTCCATCTCGCACGGCACGCCGACTCCGTGATCGCGCTCGACAGCTCCGCCGACGCGCTCGTGCGCGCAGGAGAGAACTGCGCGCGCAACGGCATCGCGAACATCGAGCTCCTCGAGGCCGACACGTTCGACTACCTCCGCGAACGCCAATCAGCCGGCGATCGATTCGACACGATCGTGCTCGACCCGCCGGCGTTCGCCAAGAACAAGCCGTCGCTGCCGGCGGCGATCCGCGGCTACAAGGACATCAACCTGCGCGCGATGCGCCTGCTCTCCCGCGGCGGCCTCCTCTTCAGCGCGAGCTGCAGCTTTCATCTCACCAAGCCGCTCTTCCTCGACATGCTGCGCGACGCAGCCGCCGACGCGGGCCGTCGCATGGCGCTCCGCACGATCACGACGCAGCCGCTCGATCATCCGGAGGTCGTGACGATTCCGGAGACCGGGTATCTGAAGGGCGCGTTGTTGGAGGCGCTGGATTGA
- a CDS encoding HD domain-containing phosphohydrolase, whose product MNSRLSIALGASAAAALIQHQRRSRNALERFAAAALETLLNAIEANDQDTGMHVRRVAAMSLIIADAAGFDARQQKCIERVALFHDIGKIHEALFDIVHEGTRLTPAQRRLIDTHPRRGAEVLAPLEPFYPELTNGVLSHHECWNGSGYPRRLRGKRIPIEARVVAIADTFDAITHSRSYRGAAGVEHAIEVLAAGRGTQFDPELLDLALLPPVIERMTRVHLAYTKTRSGRRARRREAVPDVSFRWRSESLGSRRIRATG is encoded by the coding sequence ATGAACTCACGCTTGTCGATTGCCCTCGGAGCCAGCGCCGCGGCCGCGCTCATCCAACACCAGCGCCGGAGCCGGAACGCGCTCGAACGCTTCGCCGCCGCCGCGCTCGAGACGCTGCTCAACGCCATCGAAGCCAACGATCAGGATACGGGCATGCACGTCCGCCGCGTCGCCGCGATGTCGCTGATCATTGCCGACGCCGCGGGTTTCGACGCGCGACAACAGAAGTGCATCGAGCGTGTCGCCCTCTTTCACGACATCGGGAAGATCCACGAAGCGTTATTCGACATCGTGCATGAAGGCACGCGGCTCACGCCCGCGCAGCGGCGGCTGATCGACACGCATCCGCGGCGCGGGGCGGAAGTGCTGGCGCCGCTCGAGCCATTCTATCCGGAGCTCACGAACGGCGTGCTTTCGCATCACGAATGTTGGAACGGCAGCGGGTACCCGCGGCGCTTGCGCGGCAAACGCATTCCGATCGAGGCGCGCGTCGTCGCGATCGCCGACACGTTCGACGCGATCACGCACAGCCGGAGCTATCGCGGCGCCGCGGGAGTTGAACACGCCATCGAAGTGCTCGCCGCCGGCCGCGGCACACAGTTCGATCCCGAGCTGCTCGATCTCGCGCTCCTGCCTCCGGTCATCGAGCGCATGACGCGCGTGCATCTCGCGTACACGAAGACGCGCTCCGGCCGCCGCGCACGCCGCCGCGAAGCCGTGCCCGACGTCAGCTTCCGCTGGCGCTCGGAGTCACTTGGATCGCGTCGAATCCGCGCGACGGGCTAG
- the mltG gene encoding endolytic transglycosylase MltG, translated as MRRIVRGVVATTMCAIVAACGSGTGAAVRVAIPPGATLRIASDSLAKAGVIRFPRLFRVYASVRRSDRGIKSGTYALHKDAGWGFVLDALRGGKGIVHVVTIPEGFSLSQIAAAVAAKLKVPADSVMRAASDTALLHQLDVPTPTLEGYLFPDTYTFQDGTTARAAVDAMVRRFEQVWKPEWTARLDTLHLSRNDVMALASIVEKEAKVNEERPVIAAVYLNRLRDGMLLQADPTVQYALGKHVARVFYKDLDVDSPYNTYKHKGLPPGPIASPGRASIEAALYPANVPYEYFVAFPDGHHEFRADLKSHEAAKLEARKAWDSLEAKPLARRADSTRSK; from the coding sequence GTGCGTCGCATAGTGCGCGGCGTTGTGGCGACGACGATGTGTGCCATCGTCGCGGCGTGCGGCAGCGGTACCGGCGCTGCGGTGCGCGTCGCGATTCCCCCTGGTGCGACGCTGCGCATCGCGAGCGACTCGCTCGCGAAGGCCGGCGTCATTCGATTCCCCCGCCTCTTTCGCGTCTATGCCTCGGTGCGGCGCAGCGATCGCGGCATCAAGTCGGGAACGTACGCACTGCACAAGGACGCCGGCTGGGGCTTCGTGCTCGATGCGCTACGCGGCGGCAAAGGCATCGTCCACGTGGTCACGATTCCCGAAGGCTTCTCGTTGAGTCAGATCGCGGCCGCGGTCGCGGCGAAGCTCAAGGTCCCGGCGGACTCCGTGATGCGGGCGGCGAGCGACACCGCGCTCCTGCATCAGCTCGATGTGCCGACGCCGACGCTCGAAGGATATCTCTTCCCGGACACGTACACGTTCCAGGATGGTACCACCGCGCGCGCGGCGGTCGATGCCATGGTGCGGCGATTCGAGCAGGTGTGGAAGCCCGAGTGGACCGCGCGGCTCGACACGCTGCACCTCTCGCGAAACGACGTGATGGCGCTCGCGTCGATCGTCGAGAAGGAAGCAAAGGTGAACGAGGAGCGGCCGGTCATCGCGGCCGTGTACCTCAATCGGCTGCGCGACGGCATGCTGCTTCAGGCCGACCCGACGGTTCAGTACGCACTCGGCAAGCACGTGGCGCGAGTATTCTATAAAGATCTCGACGTCGACTCGCCGTACAACACGTACAAGCACAAGGGCCTGCCGCCGGGCCCGATCGCGTCGCCCGGGCGCGCGAGCATCGAGGCCGCGCTGTATCCCGCCAACGTGCCGTATGAGTATTTCGTCGCGTTTCCCGACGGCCATCACGAATTCCGCGCCGATCTCAAGTCGCACGAAGCGGCGAAGCTCGAGGCGCGGAAAGCGTGGGATTCGCTCGAAGCGAAGCCTCTAGCCCGTCGCGCGGATTCGACGCGATCCAAGTGA
- the ruvX gene encoding Holliday junction resolvase RuvX, which produces MDRGRILAIDYGERRIGLAISDPTGIIASPAGVIVRRAGKRPPIAEIIRRAVALEARGFVMGLPLDGNGDETPRSTEARTIALELTKRTGMPVDLVDERYTTAAALRAVREMGGSTKGRKGDVDALAATVLLQHALRLAG; this is translated from the coding sequence TTGGATCGCGGACGCATACTCGCCATCGACTACGGCGAGCGGCGCATCGGCCTGGCGATCAGCGATCCGACCGGCATCATCGCATCGCCCGCGGGCGTGATCGTGCGGCGAGCGGGCAAGCGGCCGCCGATCGCCGAGATCATTCGTCGCGCCGTGGCGCTGGAGGCACGCGGGTTCGTGATGGGACTGCCGCTCGACGGCAACGGCGACGAGACGCCGCGCTCCACCGAAGCGCGCACCATCGCCCTCGAGCTCACGAAGCGCACCGGCATGCCCGTGGATCTCGTGGACGAGCGCTACACCACCGCCGCCGCGCTTCGTGCCGTGCGCGAGATGGGCGGATCGACCAAAGGCCGCAAGGGCGATGTCGACGCGCTTGCCGCCACGGTGTTGCTGCAACATGCGCTGCGTCTCGCGGGCTGA
- the rho gene encoding transcription termination factor Rho, producing MNIAELKRKTMPELQEMADSYAIADASGLRKQDLIFRIEQKLLDQSVTLTGEGVLEVLPEGYGFLRSQDWNYLYGPDDIYVSPSQIKRFDLRTGDTVSGQVRPPKEWERYLALLKVESVNGAEPEVAKGRVPFDSLRSRYPEARLHLETKDGDISMRIMDLIAPIGKGQRGLIVAPPRAGKTILLQKIANAIVENHPEVTLIILLIDERPEEVTDTIANVAAEVIASTFDEEAPRHVAVADMVIEKARRLVESGKDVVILLDSITRLARACNAVTPQSGKILSGGVDAKGLEKPKKFFGAARNIQDGGSLTIIATALIETGSRMDEVIFEEFKGTGNMELVLSRKIAERRVYPAIDIGKSGTRKEELLFTQEELNRVYLLRNFLADMPEVEAMEFLIKQMSRSKNNKEFFQQMVNG from the coding sequence GTGAACATCGCCGAGCTGAAGCGCAAGACGATGCCCGAGCTCCAGGAGATGGCTGATTCATACGCCATCGCGGACGCGAGCGGCCTCCGCAAACAGGACCTCATCTTCCGCATCGAGCAGAAGCTGCTCGATCAAAGCGTCACGCTCACCGGCGAAGGCGTGCTCGAGGTATTGCCCGAAGGCTACGGCTTCCTTCGCAGCCAGGACTGGAATTACCTCTACGGCCCTGACGACATCTACGTCTCGCCCTCGCAGATCAAACGCTTCGATCTGCGCACCGGCGACACCGTCTCAGGGCAGGTGCGGCCGCCAAAGGAATGGGAGCGCTATCTCGCGCTCCTGAAAGTCGAATCGGTGAACGGCGCCGAGCCCGAAGTGGCGAAGGGACGCGTGCCGTTCGACAGCCTGAGGTCGCGCTATCCGGAAGCCCGCCTGCATCTCGAGACGAAGGACGGCGACATCTCGATGCGGATCATGGATCTCATCGCGCCGATCGGCAAAGGGCAGCGCGGGTTGATCGTAGCGCCGCCGCGCGCGGGCAAGACCATCCTGTTGCAGAAGATCGCGAACGCGATCGTCGAGAATCATCCCGAAGTCACGCTCATCATTCTGTTGATCGACGAGCGGCCGGAGGAAGTCACCGACACCATCGCGAACGTCGCCGCCGAGGTGATCGCGTCGACGTTCGACGAAGAGGCGCCGCGCCACGTGGCAGTGGCGGACATGGTGATCGAGAAGGCAAGGCGGTTGGTCGAAAGCGGCAAGGACGTCGTCATTCTGCTCGACTCCATCACACGACTCGCGCGCGCCTGCAACGCCGTGACGCCGCAGTCGGGCAAGATTCTGAGCGGTGGTGTGGACGCCAAGGGACTCGAGAAGCCCAAGAAATTCTTCGGCGCCGCGCGCAACATTCAGGACGGCGGCTCGCTGACGATCATCGCGACGGCGCTGATCGAGACGGGATCGCGCATGGACGAAGTGATCTTCGAGGAGTTCAAGGGCACCGGCAACATGGAGCTCGTGCTCTCGCGCAAGATCGCCGAGCGGCGCGTGTATCCGGCGATCGACATCGGCAAATCCGGCACGCGCAAGGAAGAGCTGCTGTTCACGCAGGAGGAGCTCAATCGCGTGTATCTGCTGCGCAACTTCCTGGCGGACATGCCGGAAGTCGAAGCGATGGAGTTCCTCATCAAGCAGATGTCGCGGTCGAAGAACAACAAGGAGTTCTTCCAGCAAATGGTTAATGGATGA